From Juglans regia cultivar Chandler chromosome 8, Walnut 2.0, whole genome shotgun sequence, the proteins below share one genomic window:
- the LOC109015663 gene encoding uncharacterized protein LOC109015663 produces MASIYSCTECGTNLNLRTVHLFPPDFYFEAGNKGTLSFSSVDDSKFRFEKEDKIRPFFETVNYWGIQRKRTKIKCNSCGRLVGYVYDDGPPLTDSPGQFHMGPSQVIPRAARYRFKIKALQITTET; encoded by the coding sequence ATGGCTTCCATCTACAGCTGCACGGAGTGCGGGACCAACCTCAACCTTCGCACAGTGCATCTCTTCCCACCGGACTTCTACTTCGAGGCCGGAAACAAGGGTACGCTTTCCTTCTCGAGTGTCGACGACTCCAAATTCCGGTTCGAGAAGGAGGACAAGATCAGACCCTTCTTCGAGACCGTCAATTACTGGGGGATCCAGAGGAAGAGGACCAAGATCAAATGCAATAGCTGCGGCCGTCTTGTTGGCTACGTCTACGACGACGGTCCTCCTCTCACAGACAGCCCCGGTCAATTCCACATGGGTCCTAGCCAAGTCATACCCAGAGCTGCCAGGTATAGGTTCAAGATCAAGGCGCTTCAGATCACAACGGAAACCTGA
- the LOC109006166 gene encoding uncharacterized protein LOC109006166, translating into MEVDVHGFGLYLTCSFVITFSLTPLQTEKISNCELDKRMKQIKDETPIGAAKTKQAVVPPPPPLPLPRFWVKKTVVVSVTNLEIARFWRQKRIEEEDHLLAAIKAAARLRARNLSEEDYKCFEESLMDADEDAKDNINTTAATNDSKKDEKSNEIRVGIKDWWTKSKYAYLNQPAMESLEPPKRRTSTYTPNCFSYKPTPLHATSLGVF; encoded by the exons ATGGAGGTGGATGTTCATGGTTTTGGACTCTATTTAACCTGTTCTTTTGTGATCACGTTCTCTCTTACACCGCTCCAAACTGAGAAAATTAGCAACTGCGAATTAGATAAAAGGATGAAGCAAATAAAGGATGAAACTCCAATTGGAGCTGCAAAGACGAAACAAGCTGTCGTGCCgccacctccaccacttccACTTCCAAGGTTCTGGGTTAAGAAAACTGTTGTAGTGAGTGTGACCAATCTAGAGATTGCCAGATTCTGGAGGCAGAAGCGCATTGAGGAAGAAGATCATCTCCTTGCTGCAATCAAGGCTGCAGCACGTTTAAGGGCCCGCAATCTTTCA GAGGAAGACTACAAGTGCTTTGAAGAGTCCTTGATGGATGCGGATGAAGATGCCAAGGATAACATTAACACCACTGCAGCTACCAATGACAGCAAGAAAGATGAAAAGAGTAATGAAATTCGAGTGGGAATCAAGGACTG GTGGACAAAAAGTAAGTATGCATACTTAAACCAGCCAGCCATGGAGTCCCTTGAACCACCCAAAAGAAGAACTTCCACTTACACTCCCAATTGTTTCTCTTACAAGCCTACTCCCCTGCATGCCACCTCTCTTGGCGTGTTTTAG
- the LOC109006165 gene encoding probable prolyl 4-hydroxylase 10 — translation MAKPKYSRLQARKASSPAMVLAMLVMFTFVILILLALGILSIPSTSGGDSPKANDLSTIVRNNMDRIDGDEGRGEQWVELISWEPRAFVYHNFLTKDECEYLISLAKPHMHKSTVVDGETGKSRDSRVRTSSGTFLARGRDKIIRNIEKKIADFTFLPVEHGEGLQVLHYEVGQKYEPHFDYFQDQLNTKNGGQRMATVLMYLSDVEEGGETVFPAAKGNFSSVPWWDELSDCGKKGLSVKPKMGDALLFWSMNPDATLDSSSLHGGCPVIKGNKWSATKWVRVNEYKV, via the exons ATGGCCAAGCCGAAGTACTCCCGCCTACAGGCACGGAAAGCGTCGTCTCCTGCGATGGTCCTCGCCATGCTCGTCATGTTTACGTTCGTCATTCTCATCCTCCTCGCCCTCGGAATCCTCTCGATTCCCAGCACTTCCGGTGGGGATTCTCCGAAGGCCAACGATCTCAGCACCATTGTACGGAACAATATGGATAG gATTGATGGAGACGAGGGAAGGGGGGAGCAATGGGTGGAATTGATCTCCTGGGAGCCTAGAGCTTTTGTTTACCATAATTTCTTG ACCAAGGATGAATGTGAGTATCTAATCAGTCTTGCGAAGCCACATATGCACAAGTCAACAGTTGTTGATGGTGAAACCGGCAAGAGTAGAGATAGTCG GGTTCGTACAAGCTCTGGAACATTTCTGGCACGAGGACGTGATAAAATTATTAGGAATATCGAGAAGAAGATTGCTGATTTCACCTTTTTACCTGTCG AGCATGGGGAAGGACTTCAAGTACTCCACTATGAAGTTGGACAAAAGTATGAGCCTCACTTTGACTACTTCCAGGATCagttaaatacaaaaaatgggGGTCAGCGGATGGCTACAGTTCTTATGTATCT ATCAGATGTTGAAGAAGGGGGTGAGACAGTGTTTCCTGCAGCCAAGGGGAACTTTAGCTCTGTGCCTTGGTGGGATGAGCTATCTGATTGCGGGAAAAAAGGACTCTCTGTTAAACCAAAGATGGGTGATGCTTTGCTTTTCTGGAGCATGAACCCTGATGCCACTCTAGATTCATCAAGTTTGCATG GTGGTTGCCCTGTGATTAAGGGGAACAAGTGGTCAGCTACTAAATGGGTGCGCGTAAACGAGTACAAAGTTTGA